One genomic window of Hymenobacter sp. J193 includes the following:
- a CDS encoding C40 family peptidase translates to MDHGICALSAVPVRAEPADKAELVTELIFGECYSILLTQGNWHQVRLAADQYVGWIDFKQHTPVTGEYFQAWQQQDHPRCLDVVQVVSEAKTRIPVTLGCRLPFFDGMTLRLGSQQLFYNGAATNPQNGHGPHGAVEPRLRLLLKVAQLYLKAPYVWGGKSVFGLDCSGLVQQLYGFIGVQLPRDARQQIDFGDPVHFVTQTRAGDLAFFDNADGHIIHVGLVLDDQTILHAHGEVRIDPLDHNGIFNRDRQKYSHKLRLIKRILAE, encoded by the coding sequence TTGGACCACGGAATTTGCGCGTTGAGCGCCGTGCCGGTGCGGGCCGAGCCTGCGGACAAGGCCGAGCTGGTAACCGAATTGATTTTTGGTGAATGCTATTCCATTCTGCTAACCCAGGGCAACTGGCACCAGGTGCGCCTGGCCGCCGATCAGTACGTGGGCTGGATTGACTTCAAGCAGCACACGCCCGTCACGGGCGAGTACTTCCAGGCCTGGCAGCAGCAGGACCACCCGCGCTGCCTCGATGTGGTACAGGTAGTAAGCGAGGCCAAAACCCGCATTCCCGTGACGCTGGGCTGCCGCCTGCCGTTTTTTGATGGGATGACGCTGCGTCTGGGCAGTCAGCAGCTGTTCTACAACGGCGCCGCCACCAACCCCCAGAATGGACACGGCCCCCACGGCGCCGTGGAGCCGCGCCTGCGCCTGCTGCTGAAAGTAGCTCAGCTGTACCTGAAGGCGCCCTACGTGTGGGGCGGCAAAAGCGTGTTCGGCCTCGACTGCTCGGGCCTGGTGCAGCAGCTCTACGGCTTCATTGGAGTGCAGCTTCCCCGCGACGCCCGCCAGCAGATTGACTTTGGCGACCCGGTGCACTTCGTGACGCAGACCCGCGCCGGCGACCTGGCTTTCTTCGACAACGCTGACGGCCACATTATTCACGTCGGCCTAGTGCTCGACGACCAGACCATTCTGCACGCCCACGGCGAAGTGCGCATCGACCCGCTCGACCACAACGGCATCTTCAACCGCGACCGGCAGAAGTACTCCCACAAGCTCCGCCTCATCAAGCGCATATTGGCGGAATAA
- a CDS encoding HNH endonuclease, with the protein MDHKVLVLNGDYTAITLCSVQKAFVLLFLDKAEMIAKSEQGVLRTISQAFPKPSIIRLQRYVRVPYKGIALSRHNIMKRDHFECQYCGATKNLTLDHVLPRSRGGDSSWSNLLTACARCNHAKGHRTPQEAGLTIRQQPKKPTLSGFLKLSAGSIDENWHAYLN; encoded by the coding sequence ATGGACCACAAAGTGCTTGTTTTGAATGGCGACTATACGGCCATTACTCTGTGCAGCGTGCAAAAGGCCTTTGTGCTGCTTTTTTTGGATAAGGCGGAAATGATTGCCAAGTCGGAGCAGGGTGTGCTGCGCACTATCTCGCAGGCGTTTCCCAAGCCCAGCATCATCCGGCTGCAGCGCTACGTGCGCGTGCCCTACAAAGGCATTGCCTTGAGCCGCCATAACATCATGAAGCGTGACCATTTCGAGTGCCAGTACTGCGGGGCCACCAAAAACCTGACCCTGGACCACGTGCTGCCCAGGAGTAGGGGCGGGGACTCCAGCTGGAGCAACCTGCTCACGGCCTGCGCCCGCTGCAACCACGCCAAGGGCCACCGCACCCCCCAGGAAGCCGGCCTCACCATCAGGCAGCAACCCAAGAAACCCACGCTTTCCGGCTTCCTCAAGCTCAGTGCCGGCTCCATCGACGAAAACTGGCACGCGTACCTCAACTAA
- the kdsA gene encoding 3-deoxy-8-phosphooctulonate synthase translates to MIETLANALPHFRNTNSGQFFLMAGPCVIEGEDMALRIAEQVRTLCDKLQIPYIFKGSYRKANRSRLDSYTGIGDEKALKILQKVGREIGVPTVTDIHESDEAALAAEYVDVLQIPAFLCRQTDLLIAAAQTGKVVNIKKGQFLSGEAMQFAVDKVRQSGNEHVILTDRGNSFGYSDLVVDFRNLPAMRSFGVPVVMDVTHSLQKPNQSSGVTGGMPQLIETIAKAAIAVGADGLFIETHPTPATAKSDGANMLPLQQLEDLLVKLTRVRDAVR, encoded by the coding sequence ATGATTGAAACTCTCGCCAACGCGCTGCCGCACTTTCGCAATACCAACTCTGGTCAGTTTTTTCTGATGGCCGGGCCCTGCGTGATTGAGGGCGAAGACATGGCCCTGCGCATTGCGGAGCAGGTGCGCACGCTCTGCGACAAGCTGCAGATTCCGTACATCTTCAAGGGCTCTTACCGTAAGGCCAACCGCTCCCGCCTGGATTCCTACACCGGAATCGGCGACGAAAAAGCGCTGAAAATTCTGCAGAAGGTAGGCCGCGAAATCGGAGTGCCCACCGTTACGGATATTCACGAATCGGATGAGGCCGCGCTGGCCGCTGAGTACGTGGACGTGCTGCAGATCCCGGCGTTCCTGTGCCGGCAGACCGACCTGCTGATTGCGGCGGCCCAGACGGGAAAAGTAGTTAACATCAAAAAAGGCCAGTTCCTGAGCGGGGAGGCCATGCAGTTTGCGGTGGATAAAGTGCGCCAGTCAGGCAATGAGCACGTGATTCTGACGGACCGCGGCAACTCCTTCGGCTACTCCGATCTGGTGGTGGATTTCCGCAACCTGCCCGCCATGCGCAGCTTCGGGGTGCCTGTGGTGATGGACGTGACGCACTCCCTGCAGAAGCCCAACCAAAGCAGCGGCGTAACGGGCGGCATGCCCCAACTCATCGAAACCATTGCTAAGGCTGCCATTGCCGTAGGCGCCGACGGACTGTTCATCGAAACGCACCCTACGCCCGCCACCGCCAAATCCGACGGCGCTAACATGCTGCCGCTGCAGCAGCTGGAAGATTTGCTGGTGAAGCTCACGCGGGTACGCGACGCCGTGCGGTAA
- the rpsA gene encoding 30S ribosomal protein S1, giving the protein MAEVVDNFDWDNVGANSFGGNYTAEQRAEMEQMYGETLTTVQEEEVVKGIVVGITDRDVILNIGFKSDGLVPLSEFRDLTDLKIGDEVEVFIEDQEDQNGQLILSRKKAKIKQAWKAIYDALENDTVLEGVVKRRTKGGLIMDLDGVEAFLPGSQIDVKPIRDFDIYVGRRMEVKVVKINAAFDNVVVSHKVLIEKDLEKQREAILNNLEKGQILEGVIKNMTNFGVFIDLGGVDGLLHITDISWGRIAHPSEVLQLDQKLNIVVLDFDEAKKRISLGLKQLTPHPWDSLPQDLQPGSKVQGRIVNVADYGAFMEIVPGVEGLIHVSEMSWSQHLRNPQDFIKQGDVVEAQILTLDRDDRKMSLGIKQLSEDPWTRGDFGSKYAVGTKHNGLVRNLTNFGLFVELEEGVDGLVHVSDLSWTKKVKHPSEVVKVGDRLDVVVLELDVNNRRLALGHKQLEENPWDTFQTVFTPGSVHKATITEKTDRGAVLELPYGIEGFAYPKSLAKEDGSQAENGETLDFRVIEFSKDDRRIVLSHSAAYNQQADEDSRNAKFAKKKPAGGAGAAASQGEGKLSDLKKPAVAEKSTLGDLDALSALRDKMMGNEREAGEQKLKTQADKKAPAKADEAPAAEEGGIFAAVAGAASAAFDKVTEVAGDVVEAASHSGIVEKAKEVAGDVVDTVKNALSSDEKADDNAEEKKNA; this is encoded by the coding sequence ATGGCAGAAGTAGTAGACAACTTCGACTGGGACAACGTCGGAGCGAACAGCTTCGGAGGTAACTATACCGCCGAGCAGCGCGCCGAAATGGAGCAGATGTACGGTGAGACCCTCACGACGGTACAGGAAGAAGAAGTAGTAAAAGGCATCGTGGTAGGCATCACCGACCGCGACGTTATCCTCAACATCGGCTTCAAATCCGATGGCCTGGTGCCTCTCTCCGAATTCCGCGACCTGACCGACCTCAAAATCGGTGACGAGGTAGAGGTGTTCATCGAAGACCAGGAAGACCAGAACGGTCAGCTGATCCTCTCGCGCAAGAAGGCGAAGATCAAGCAGGCCTGGAAAGCCATTTACGACGCCCTGGAAAACGACACCGTGCTGGAAGGCGTGGTAAAGCGTCGTACCAAAGGTGGTTTGATCATGGATCTGGACGGCGTAGAAGCCTTCCTGCCCGGCTCGCAGATTGACGTGAAGCCTATCCGTGACTTCGACATCTACGTGGGTCGCCGCATGGAAGTGAAAGTGGTGAAAATCAACGCCGCTTTCGACAACGTGGTTGTATCGCACAAAGTCCTGATCGAGAAAGACCTCGAGAAGCAGCGCGAAGCCATCCTCAACAACCTGGAAAAAGGCCAGATCCTGGAGGGCGTTATCAAGAACATGACCAACTTCGGTGTGTTCATCGACCTCGGCGGCGTCGACGGCCTGCTGCACATCACCGACATCTCGTGGGGCCGCATTGCGCACCCCTCGGAGGTTCTGCAGCTCGACCAGAAACTGAACATCGTAGTTCTGGACTTCGACGAAGCCAAGAAGCGTATTTCGCTGGGCCTGAAGCAGCTGACGCCCCACCCATGGGATTCGCTGCCCCAGGACCTGCAGCCCGGCTCGAAAGTGCAGGGTCGCATCGTGAACGTGGCCGACTACGGCGCGTTCATGGAAATCGTGCCCGGCGTAGAAGGCCTGATCCACGTATCGGAAATGTCTTGGAGCCAGCACCTGCGCAACCCGCAGGACTTCATCAAGCAGGGCGACGTAGTAGAGGCGCAGATTCTGACCCTCGACCGCGACGACCGCAAGATGAGCCTGGGTATCAAGCAGCTGAGCGAAGACCCCTGGACGCGTGGCGACTTCGGCTCGAAGTACGCCGTGGGTACCAAGCACAACGGCCTCGTGCGTAACCTCACCAACTTCGGCCTGTTCGTAGAGCTGGAAGAAGGCGTTGACGGCCTCGTGCACGTTTCCGACCTGTCGTGGACCAAGAAGGTGAAACACCCTTCGGAAGTGGTAAAAGTTGGCGACCGTCTGGACGTAGTAGTTCTGGAGCTGGACGTGAACAACCGCCGCCTGGCCCTGGGTCATAAGCAGCTGGAAGAAAACCCATGGGATACGTTCCAGACGGTATTCACCCCCGGCTCGGTTCACAAGGCTACCATCACGGAGAAAACCGACCGTGGTGCCGTGCTCGAGCTGCCCTACGGCATCGAAGGCTTCGCCTATCCCAAGTCGTTGGCCAAAGAAGATGGCTCGCAGGCTGAAAACGGCGAAACCCTCGATTTCCGCGTGATTGAGTTCTCGAAGGACGACCGCCGCATCGTGCTGTCGCACTCCGCTGCCTACAACCAGCAGGCCGATGAAGACAGCCGCAACGCCAAGTTCGCCAAGAAGAAGCCTGCCGGCGGTGCCGGTGCTGCTGCTTCGCAAGGTGAAGGCAAGCTGAGCGACCTGAAGAAGCCTGCTGTAGCTGAGAAATCTACCCTCGGTGACCTCGACGCCCTCAGCGCCCTGCGCGACAAAATGATGGGCAACGAGCGCGAAGCCGGTGAGCAGAAGCTGAAGACGCAGGCCGATAAGAAGGCCCCTGCCAAAGCTGACGAAGCTCCCGCTGCCGAAGAAGGTGGCATCTTCGCCGCTGTAGCTGGTGCCGCTTCGGCTGCCTTCGACAAGGTGACGGAAGTAGCTGGCGACGTAGTAGAGGCCGCTTCGCACTCCGGTATCGTGGAGAAAGCCAAGGAAGTAGCCGGTGACGTAGTAGACACGGTGAAAAACGCCCTGTCGAGCGACGAGAAAGCCGACGACAACGCCGAAGAGAAGAAGAACGCCTAA
- a CDS encoding DUF3298 and DUF4163 domain-containing protein, whose protein sequence is MSTTRFLFIGALSLAALSCRSRSADADQNTTTSPPATAPATTAMPDSRGATYAQYRGVLPGSADSITLHLQTWPSRPGDTETEGLLGTYAGSDGQPYQLGGRGSASPDSVVLIDFSPEHAPKPGANGPAWRLRRQGRALVGTWDGKPVQLRLAHPAGSLAFRSVFLQDSVVAFPKLSNSPRACLSVLALEPAAAGAASAALVAHVVRCLRGDTLPDAPVPALASFWQQRRRTHAQDYRQDMAPMHPAAGDSTDYPEFGIGLNYEEQHFAHVLWNQAPLLSLGFYHYSFTGGAHGNYGTTVASFDTRTGRRLTYEAIFRPGSDEKLRPLLAAALRRAYQLAPGASLSEVIFEEPLSVTHNVYLTSGGAVFIYVPYEVAAYAFGEIRLFVPLRDLRGLLKPGLPLPGGGEVAAK, encoded by the coding sequence ATGTCAACTACCCGTTTCCTTTTCATTGGTGCCCTGAGCCTGGCGGCCCTATCCTGCCGCTCCCGCTCCGCCGACGCCGACCAGAACACAACAACCAGCCCTCCAGCCACTGCGCCTGCGACTACTGCTATGCCCGACTCACGGGGAGCCACCTACGCGCAGTACCGGGGCGTGCTGCCCGGCTCCGCCGACTCCATTACGCTGCACCTGCAAACCTGGCCGAGCCGCCCCGGCGACACCGAAACCGAAGGCCTACTGGGTACCTACGCCGGCTCCGACGGGCAGCCCTACCAGCTGGGCGGCCGGGGCAGTGCCTCTCCGGATAGCGTGGTGCTGATTGACTTCAGCCCTGAGCACGCGCCGAAGCCGGGCGCCAATGGTCCCGCTTGGCGGCTGCGGCGCCAGGGCCGGGCGCTGGTGGGCACCTGGGATGGAAAACCAGTGCAGCTACGCCTGGCCCATCCGGCCGGCAGTCTCGCGTTTCGCAGCGTCTTTCTGCAGGATTCCGTGGTGGCGTTTCCCAAGCTGTCCAACTCGCCCCGCGCCTGCCTGAGTGTGCTGGCCCTGGAGCCCGCAGCAGCCGGCGCGGCCTCGGCTGCCCTTGTGGCCCACGTGGTGCGCTGCCTGCGCGGCGACACGCTGCCCGATGCGCCGGTACCTGCTCTGGCTTCCTTCTGGCAGCAGCGTCGCCGCACCCACGCCCAGGACTACCGTCAGGACATGGCCCCCATGCACCCCGCCGCCGGCGACTCCACCGATTATCCGGAATTCGGCATTGGCCTGAACTATGAGGAGCAGCATTTTGCGCATGTTCTCTGGAACCAGGCGCCGCTGCTGAGCCTGGGCTTTTACCACTACAGCTTCACGGGCGGCGCCCACGGCAACTACGGCACCACCGTCGCCAGCTTCGACACGCGCACCGGCCGCCGACTCACCTACGAGGCTATTTTCCGGCCTGGCTCCGATGAAAAGTTGCGGCCTCTGCTGGCAGCCGCGCTGCGGCGGGCCTATCAGCTGGCGCCCGGTGCTTCGCTTTCCGAGGTCATCTTCGAAGAGCCACTGTCCGTTACGCACAACGTGTACCTCACCAGCGGAGGCGCGGTATTCATCTATGTGCCCTACGAAGTGGCTGCGTATGCCTTCGGCGAAATCCGGCTGTTTGTGCCCCTCCGGGACCTGCGGGGCCTGCTGAAACCCGGGCTGCCACTGCCGGGTGGGGGAGAGGTTGCTGCGAAGTAG
- a CDS encoding acyl-CoA desaturase → MQPPKFAASRSFHQELKRRTNAYFQEAGKSTTGGKSLFFKAVLLTSAFVAVYLHIVFWTPPALVAVLECTMLGLIGAAIGFNVMHDGAHGSFSKSKFVNQFAAFTLNVMGGNSFMWNMKHNLIHHMYTNVEGVDDDLDAQPWLRLSPEQPRRFLHRFQHLYFWFFYALLFIAWIFYMDYQKYFQGKIGETPIKKMTATDQGVFWGFKVLHLGLFVALPIYTVGFWSWLIGFVAFACVAGFTLSIVFQLAHTVEHTSFVVPHETTRKIEDEWAIHQIKTTANFATDSKLISWLVGGLNFQVEHHLFPTISHVHYPALNKIIRQMCEEFNIEYHEYPKMRYAVASHVAHLRELGRR, encoded by the coding sequence ATGCAGCCACCCAAATTTGCCGCGTCCCGCTCCTTCCATCAGGAGTTGAAGCGCCGCACCAACGCGTATTTTCAGGAAGCCGGCAAATCCACCACCGGCGGCAAAAGCCTGTTCTTCAAAGCTGTTCTGCTGACGTCAGCTTTTGTAGCCGTGTATTTGCACATCGTGTTCTGGACGCCGCCCGCCCTGGTGGCGGTGCTGGAGTGCACCATGTTGGGCCTTATCGGCGCGGCCATTGGCTTCAACGTCATGCACGACGGCGCCCACGGCTCCTTCAGCAAGTCGAAGTTCGTGAACCAGTTTGCGGCCTTCACGCTCAACGTAATGGGCGGCAACTCCTTCATGTGGAACATGAAGCACAACCTCATCCACCACATGTACACCAACGTGGAAGGCGTGGACGACGACCTCGACGCTCAGCCTTGGCTGCGCCTCAGCCCCGAGCAGCCCCGCCGCTTTCTTCACCGCTTTCAGCACCTGTACTTCTGGTTTTTCTACGCCCTGCTGTTCATTGCCTGGATATTCTACATGGACTACCAGAAGTATTTCCAGGGCAAAATAGGGGAGACGCCCATCAAGAAGATGACAGCCACCGACCAAGGCGTGTTCTGGGGTTTCAAGGTGCTGCACCTGGGCTTGTTCGTGGCGCTGCCTATCTACACGGTGGGCTTCTGGAGCTGGCTGATTGGGTTTGTAGCTTTTGCCTGCGTGGCGGGCTTCACGCTCAGCATCGTGTTCCAGCTGGCTCACACCGTGGAGCACACCAGCTTTGTAGTACCCCACGAAACCACCCGCAAGATTGAGGACGAGTGGGCCATCCACCAGATCAAAACCACCGCCAACTTCGCCACCGACAGCAAGCTTATCAGCTGGCTCGTAGGTGGCCTTAACTTCCAGGTTGAGCATCACCTGTTCCCTACCATCTCCCACGTCCACTATCCGGCCCTGAATAAAATCATCCGCCAGATGTGCGAGGAGTTTAACATCGAGTACCACGAGTACCCCAAGATGCGCTACGCCGTGGCATCGCACGTAGCCCATTTGCGGGAGCTGGGGCGGCGGTAG
- a CDS encoding alpha/beta fold hydrolase produces MSYITAGRDVNGHDIKLHYIDQGEGDPIVLIHGWPATYEMWEYQLAELPKHGHRVVAYTRRGFGNSSKTWEGNDYDTFADDLKAVLDELNLQNVTLVGFSMGGGEVARYMAKYGGARVSRVAFVSAVTPFLLQTDDNPDGAPKANFDKMVEGIRKDRFDFLATFGKQFFGVGTISHPVSNATLNWMQAMCQLASPRATEQCVYAFAATDFRQDLKTIKVPTLVIHGSDDATVPAKVSGERMTQFVPHAQFVEYSGAPHGLFITEKDRLNHDLLQFVGGTKVTNSNAFAW; encoded by the coding sequence ATGAGCTACATCACCGCCGGCCGCGACGTAAACGGCCACGACATAAAGCTGCATTACATTGACCAGGGCGAAGGCGACCCGATTGTGCTGATACACGGCTGGCCCGCCACCTACGAAATGTGGGAATACCAGCTGGCCGAGCTGCCCAAGCACGGTCACCGCGTGGTAGCCTACACTCGTCGGGGCTTCGGCAACTCCTCCAAAACCTGGGAGGGCAACGACTACGACACCTTTGCCGACGACCTGAAAGCCGTGCTCGACGAGCTGAATCTACAGAACGTAACGTTGGTGGGTTTCTCGATGGGTGGGGGCGAAGTGGCCCGCTACATGGCAAAATACGGCGGCGCCCGCGTTTCGCGGGTGGCTTTCGTTTCGGCCGTGACGCCCTTCCTGCTGCAAACCGATGACAACCCCGATGGCGCCCCCAAAGCCAACTTCGACAAGATGGTGGAAGGCATCCGCAAAGACCGGTTCGACTTTCTGGCTACGTTCGGCAAGCAGTTCTTTGGCGTAGGCACCATCAGCCACCCCGTCAGCAATGCTACGCTGAACTGGATGCAGGCCATGTGCCAGCTGGCTTCGCCCCGCGCCACCGAGCAGTGCGTGTACGCCTTTGCCGCCACGGACTTCCGCCAGGATCTGAAAACCATCAAAGTGCCCACGCTCGTTATCCACGGCAGCGACGACGCCACGGTACCCGCCAAAGTAAGCGGGGAGCGGATGACACAGTTTGTGCCGCACGCCCAGTTTGTGGAGTACAGTGGCGCCCCGCACGGCCTGTTCATCACCGAAAAGGACCGCCTCAACCACGATCTGCTGCAGTTCGTGGGCGGCACCAAGGTCACGAACTCCAACGCCTTCGCCTGGTAG
- a CDS encoding TPMT family class I SAM-dependent methyltransferase gives MSPESALDAAYWQQRYDLGQTGWDAGAITPPLREYFAQLGPPDARRILIPGAGRAYEAEYLHRQGWSQVFVADVAPQPLHDLQQRVPDFPATHLLLQDFFALEPQPPYDLIVEQTFFCALDPALRPDYARQCAHLLRPGGMLMGLLFDTEFSQPGPPFGGTREEYRSYFAPYFEFKHFDTAINSLKPRQGRELFVCLKRK, from the coding sequence ATGTCGCCTGAATCTGCCCTCGATGCCGCCTACTGGCAGCAGCGCTACGACCTCGGCCAGACCGGCTGGGACGCCGGCGCCATAACGCCACCCCTGCGTGAATATTTCGCGCAGCTGGGCCCGCCCGATGCCCGCCGTATCCTTATTCCCGGGGCCGGACGGGCCTACGAAGCCGAGTACCTGCACCGCCAGGGCTGGTCCCAGGTATTCGTGGCCGACGTGGCCCCGCAGCCGCTGCACGACTTGCAGCAGCGCGTGCCCGATTTTCCGGCCACGCACCTGTTGCTGCAGGATTTCTTTGCGCTGGAACCTCAGCCGCCCTACGACCTCATCGTGGAGCAGACCTTCTTTTGTGCCCTCGACCCCGCTCTGCGGCCCGACTACGCCCGCCAGTGCGCGCACCTACTCCGGCCGGGCGGTATGCTCATGGGCCTGCTCTTCGATACCGAGTTCAGCCAGCCCGGCCCGCCGTTTGGCGGTACGCGGGAAGAGTATCGGTCGTACTTTGCACCGTACTTCGAGTTCAAGCACTTCGACACGGCCATCAACTCGCTCAAGCCCCGGCAGGGTAGGGAACTGTTCGTTTGTTTAAAAAGGAAGTGA
- the cphA gene encoding cyanophycin synthetase, with amino-acid sequence MKIVDLRTMRGPSYWSVKHHKIIVMKVDLEDLADKWSNAFSGLDKRLTKLLPDLGQPQTHTAYATPQALKHPPLTQELLADGEPLGHVIQHVALELQRLAGMTVHWGKSYPAHEAGVEYVVFAYQEERAGRVAGKAAVEIVEALCRKEKVDIKPIVAELHDIREEEFFGPSTYSIVAEAASRNIPYIQLQDSSIIQLGYGCNQKRIWATTTSYTSHAGVEVAGNKNRTKALLRNAGVPVPNGTTVYSEAGLRDAIDDLGFPIVTKPLDGNHGKGATINITNWKDAVAGLKAAQEYSRAVIVEQFIVGDDYRLLVVNGKLVAAAKRTPAAVKGNGTSTIQQLIEEVNKDPRRGVGHEKVLTSIKADKHTLDILKGQGLTLKSVLPAGQVLYLKSTANISTGGTATDVTDIVDPYNVLLAERVAGIVGLDICGIDLLTNDIAIPLNETRGAVIEVNAAPGFRMHIAPTEGLPRNVAAPVVDMLFPRGSTARIPIIAITGTNGKTTTTRLIAHMVSSKGYKVGFTTTDGIYIQGKQLQKGDCTGGQSAEFVLKDPTVNFAVLETARGGMLRSGLGFHTCDIAVVTNVAADHLGMRDIHTVEEMAAVKGVLPRTVRKNGWAVLNADDDLVYAMREKLECRVALFSMDENNPRILDHVENGGVAAVYEEGYVSIYKNSYKLRIDHAAEFPVTFGGRARFNIENSLATALTGYLCGFEKDEIKTALRTFVPSSSKTPGRMNVYKFPKFEVIVDYAHNTHGIGKFEEFLNQTSATRKIGMVSGLGDRRDEDTLGFARIAGRMFDEVILRQDRDLRGKTAEQLREIMTRGLQLDKPEVPIRYIENEMEAIDYALQNAPEGSVVVMFTENISGTLKKLDEFEQQFR; translated from the coding sequence ATGAAGATTGTTGACCTCCGCACTATGCGCGGGCCGAGCTATTGGTCGGTGAAGCACCACAAGATTATTGTGATGAAAGTAGACCTGGAAGATTTGGCCGACAAGTGGTCGAATGCTTTTTCGGGTCTCGACAAGCGCCTGACCAAGCTGCTACCTGACCTGGGCCAGCCCCAGACCCACACCGCCTACGCCACGCCGCAGGCCCTCAAGCACCCACCGCTCACCCAGGAGTTGCTGGCCGATGGCGAGCCGCTGGGCCACGTCATCCAGCACGTGGCGCTGGAGCTGCAGCGCCTGGCCGGCATGACGGTACACTGGGGCAAGTCGTACCCGGCGCACGAAGCTGGCGTGGAGTACGTGGTGTTTGCCTACCAGGAAGAGCGGGCCGGGCGCGTAGCCGGTAAAGCCGCCGTGGAGATTGTAGAGGCCCTGTGTCGCAAGGAAAAGGTCGATATAAAGCCCATTGTAGCCGAGCTGCACGATATCCGGGAAGAAGAGTTTTTCGGCCCGAGCACCTACAGCATTGTAGCCGAGGCGGCCTCGCGCAACATTCCCTACATTCAGCTGCAGGACAGCAGCATTATCCAACTGGGTTACGGCTGCAACCAGAAGCGCATCTGGGCTACAACCACCAGCTATACCTCACACGCCGGGGTAGAAGTGGCCGGCAATAAAAACCGCACCAAGGCTCTGCTGCGCAATGCGGGCGTACCGGTGCCCAACGGCACCACCGTGTACTCCGAGGCCGGCCTGCGCGACGCCATCGACGACCTGGGCTTTCCTATCGTAACCAAGCCGCTCGACGGAAACCACGGCAAGGGGGCCACCATCAACATCACCAACTGGAAGGATGCTGTGGCCGGCCTGAAAGCCGCACAGGAATACTCCCGCGCCGTGATTGTGGAGCAGTTCATTGTGGGTGACGACTACCGCCTGCTGGTGGTGAATGGCAAGCTGGTGGCCGCTGCCAAGCGCACCCCCGCCGCTGTAAAAGGCAATGGCACCAGCACTATTCAGCAGCTCATTGAGGAAGTAAACAAAGACCCGCGCCGGGGCGTGGGCCACGAAAAAGTGCTTACCAGCATCAAGGCCGACAAACACACGCTGGACATCCTGAAAGGGCAGGGGCTGACCTTGAAATCGGTGCTGCCGGCGGGGCAGGTGCTCTACCTGAAAAGCACGGCCAACATCAGCACCGGCGGTACCGCTACCGACGTAACGGACATTGTGGACCCTTACAACGTGCTGCTGGCTGAGCGCGTGGCCGGTATTGTAGGGTTGGATATCTGCGGCATCGACCTGCTGACCAACGACATTGCCATTCCACTGAATGAAACGCGCGGTGCCGTGATTGAGGTAAACGCCGCGCCTGGCTTCCGCATGCACATTGCGCCCACCGAAGGGCTGCCGCGCAATGTGGCCGCGCCGGTGGTGGATATGTTGTTCCCACGCGGCAGTACGGCCCGCATTCCCATTATTGCCATTACGGGTACCAACGGTAAAACCACCACCACGCGCCTTATTGCGCACATGGTATCGTCAAAAGGCTACAAAGTAGGCTTCACTACCACCGACGGTATCTATATCCAGGGCAAGCAGCTGCAGAAAGGCGACTGTACCGGCGGGCAAAGCGCAGAGTTTGTGCTCAAAGACCCCACCGTGAACTTCGCGGTGCTGGAAACGGCCCGCGGCGGCATGTTGCGCTCCGGCCTTGGCTTCCATACCTGCGACATTGCCGTAGTAACCAACGTAGCCGCCGACCACCTGGGCATGCGCGACATCCATACGGTGGAGGAAATGGCCGCCGTGAAGGGCGTGCTGCCGCGCACGGTGCGCAAAAATGGCTGGGCCGTGCTCAATGCTGATGATGATTTGGTGTACGCTATGCGCGAAAAGCTGGAGTGCCGCGTGGCGCTGTTCAGCATGGACGAAAACAACCCGCGTATCCTTGACCACGTGGAAAACGGCGGCGTGGCGGCCGTGTACGAAGAAGGCTACGTGAGCATCTACAAGAACTCCTACAAGCTGCGCATCGACCACGCGGCGGAGTTTCCGGTGACGTTTGGGGGCCGTGCCCGCTTCAACATCGAAAACTCGCTGGCTACCGCTCTCACGGGCTATCTGTGCGGTTTTGAGAAAGATGAGATTAAGACTGCCCTGCGCACCTTCGTGCCCTCCAGCTCCAAAACGCCGGGCCGTATGAATGTGTACAAGTTTCCGAAGTTCGAAGTCATTGTGGACTATGCCCACAACACGCACGGCATCGGAAAATTCGAGGAATTCCTGAATCAAACGTCGGCGACGCGCAAAATCGGGATGGTATCGGGGCTGGGCGACCGGCGCGACGAGGATACGCTGGGCTTTGCACGCATTGCGGGCCGCATGTTCGATGAGGTCATTCTGCGCCAGGACCGTGACCTGCGCGGCAAAACCGCCGAACAGCTGCGCGAAATCATGACGCGTGGCCTGCAGCTCGACAAGCCGGAAGTACCCATCCGCTACATCGAAAACGAAATGGAGGCCATCGACTACGCGCTGCAAAATGCACCGGAAGGCTCCGTCGTCGTCATGTTCACCGAAAACATCAGCGGCACGCTCAAAAAGCTGGACGAGTTCGAACAGCAGTTCCGCTAG